TGGAGGAGGAAGGTGAGGAAGCGCTGCTCACGCCATGGggatgtttcacattaaaggcTCGTCATGCATCTGAAACTCAagctcagtaaacactttccagATGAGCTTCAGGTCTCAGTGAACAAACAGGAAGTTCGATTTGGGAATTATGGTCCTGGGTGATCCTCACCCAACACCTGTGACGTCTTTAATAGACCAAGGTGTCGATGACAAAACCATAGATAACGTCCAGCGTAATGTAGAACTCCCACTGTGGACTTCCACAGGGGGCGCTCTTGAGCTCGAGCAGTGTTAGATAGAAAGGATCAAAAGCACAGATATCGTTCCATTTGTTACAGGTTTGTTACAATGAAATGATGAAGGCGTGGTAGCGGCAGACCCCCTGACCTGTGATGAAGTGTTGTTTTCTGTCCGTGGGGGCGTGGCTTAGCCCTCACTGAAGCCtcaggtgtgtttgtgttgcagtgTCGCTGCCCACCGTGGAGCTGGGCTGCGGCCTCGGCGTCACTCTGCTCCTCATGCTGATCCTCTTCGTGGTTTATCACGTCTTCTGgctggagctgctgctgctctatCGCTCCTGGTTCGGCACAGACGAGCGGCACACAGGTGAGACCCCGCCCCCAGCGCCCCACACCTGCTCGGCCCGTTCCCTTTATAACCTGCAGTCAGATAAACCCTCAGATGCACCGTTTTTATCACCTTCTTGTGCGATTATGATTCTGCATATTCGGGGTGTAAAACATGAGGTAATAAAGCTGCAGCCTTGTTTTTTGGCAGGTAACTGAAATATCTGCAGTGTCACTTCGCTTTTTACGCCCTGACACTAAATTTCTTCTGGTTACGAGTCGCGCTGCCTGGCTGCGCTTGCAGCATTTAGTTTATTAAAGGAGGACGTTTGTGACCCTAAAATCACTCCAGAGCTACATGTTTGTGTTCGAGGACACTCGGTCAGCTTCTCACAGAAAAATCCCCTCGCTTTATCTCGATCGGAGgcaaaatttgacatttttcacaTGTCGTGGTAGAAAAAGATTGTATCTTACATCTGCAAATAAAACTTGTGCATACCAGAAATGTCACACAGGACGTCTGAGCAGTGTGTGCAGGGACGTTTTCATGTCATGTGGAAAAATGGGAACAGACGTGGAGAGCAGCGATTCACTGAAACATGCAGCATATTTGAAACGTCCAAAACCTTGAGTGAGActgttcagtttagttttgtagagaatgaagaagaaggaggaggaggtgctTTATCAGATCAGTTTCCACTCACTTTTATCTCGCTGACTCGACATGTGTGGGTGACATTTACGCCCTGACTTCCTGACGACTGAAGCTCAGAAGTTTCCCCTCTGTAatggattgtgtgtgtgtgtgtgtgtgtgtgcgtgtgcgtgtgtgtgtgtgtgttcagatgATAAGGAGTTCGACGTGTACATTTCGTATGCGAGGAACAGTGAGGAGGAGCAGTTTGTTCTGTTGACGCTGCGCAGAGTCCTGGAGAACGAGCTCGGGTACTCGGTGTGCATCTTCGACCGAGACAGCCTGCCCGGCGGGAGTGAGTACTCACGTGtgctgtcagacacacacacacacacacactgaacagGTGAACCAAAACACacgtcatccatccatcctttcatCCGTCCATCCTTCATTATCCCTCTCTCCCTGCAGCCATCACAGATGAGACTCTGAGTTTCGTGGCTCGCAGCAGGCGCCTCCTGGTGGTCGTCAGTCCCGGCTACGCCTCACAGGGCTCCCAGGCTCTGCTGGAGCTCAAGGCCGGCATTGACACCATGGCGCTAGCTGGGCACCTGCGGGTGATCCTGGTCCAGTACAAGCCGGTCCGGAGGAAGGGCTGGGTCAGGGAGCTGAGGCGGGCCCGGGTGGCTCTGGCGCTGGTCCGATGGCAGGGGGACAAGTCCAGAGAGCTGTCGTCACGCTTCTGGAAGAGGCTGAGGGTGGAGTTGCCCGTGCGGAGGGTTAGCAGCCGAGGGGAGGACGAAGAAGAGAGCAGTAAGGAGGTGGCGCTGATGAGGCTTCACAGTCAGAACAGTACAAACTCCCAAACGGGGCTCATCAGCAACACCATCAAAGACCCGCAGAAAGTCCTGAATTCTGCAGCGTAGCAGCAGCTCTCTCAGAACAGTTACACCTTTAAAGTTACAGCTGATGGAGCTCAGCATGGGGAATGAGAGTTATTATAGTCATGTTTTTGACCAGGACCAACTcaaatttattcattttatgaaACAAAGTTTCATTTTCCCTTTAAAGATATGAAAAAGTCCACAGCCATGCTAGCAGCTCTGTCAGTATTTACACCAGAAAACATTTCCCATCAACAGGCTAATGTTTTTATCAGTGTCGCATTATGAACAATGCTAAACTTTTCATGTAAAATGGCACGTTTCAGCGTCCTGGGTTAATGAGACTGTGCTCCACCTCATTTCCTCTTCAGGTGATGTTTGGCCAAAACCACTTACAGATACCCGCAAGGTTTCCTTTGGCCTCTGTGCAACGACACGCGATGTCATAGTGTGACttgttttggacaaagtttCAGTTTTAAATGTGGCAGTCGCATTTTTAACCCAAAACCACAATACTTGCTGAAGCCGACCAAGTTCTTGATGCCTAAACGTAGCTGCGTAGTTCTTGGTGCTTAAATATAACAGTGTACTCTTGACTGTGGTTTTGTGGTTGACAAAGAACACCATGTGAGTACAGTAGTCGAGTTTATTTATATGAACTTCATTGACCAACAGGCTGCACAATAACCAAAACCTCCCAAATGGAACAAAATAGTTCAAGTAAtttaaaaatggtaaaaaaaaaaaaaaaacagttggaaTGAACTATGAACCAAGCTCCTTGGAATTTTACAAAAACGTAAggtagaaaaaaactgaataaattcTTACATCTAGCTTTGAACAGAGGATTGGCTGCTCAATACCTTCGGTGCAGGTCGAGCCCAGCACTTGAAGCTCAGAGGATAGACGTCCATGTATGTGCGAGTCATATTTCACACTAATCATCTAACAGCTGtgcagatatttaaaaaagaaaatgtaaatctCACGATGGTGCTTTGGGGAAAGGAGTTCATCTTTGTGGAAATTGTTTGAAGTGGTTCATTAAACATCGACGTTCAAGCGTGGATGTTACCGTCCTTACTGCAAAGCTGCTAGCATGGCTAAAAATGAGCTCCAGACTAACATTTTTAAACGGTTAGTTCATTAGTTAAAATGCTGAAAGCGCCCCTAGAGGCTGCAGTGTTCGttacaacaacaggaagtcTGTTTTGTCAGTCCTGGAGCTAAAGTCACGGTGCCGTTAAAGCTGGTCGCCCTCGTACggagagcaggaggaggacgATGCAGGTGCTTCAATAGAAGTGTTTGCTGGAAATGTGGatgttttacaggttttcaatttcactcattttcatttaACTTTGATATTAGCTGCCATTTCATCATCTACAGTATCCACTCATTATCACGCGTGTCATTATcacatttatgtatttcattttttttgtttgtccagAGTTAAGAACTTTGAGGACGTTTCTGTTTTCTAAACTGGTGCTTTATAAAAAGGTTTGGTTTTACTTTAACAGTGTTTTGTGCAAACATGCACAAAATAGGCTTAAACACATGTTAATCAAATCGTAACACACAGTTAACACACTAATAGACTATAGAGGTGGATTAAAATCAAGTCCTATATCTGTATCATGTTAGCATTCAATGTTAGGTAGATATGGGGTCTATCGTTTTTTCTACATATCTTTTAAAAACCGATATCAGAATACGGTCACCTGTTGGTGGGACTCGTGGAGAGGTGTCAGGATAACAAAGTGGGTAAGAGTCATCCTCGGGGGGCGACGATGACCATCTATACAAAATTTATTCAAATCCATACAATGGATGCTAACACATCACATGTGCCACAGATGGGCAGCATTTCCATTTATATATCTGTATGTCCTCTGTAGCTGAATGTAGTCGTCATTTTAATTGGTTACAAAGAGCACAACACCTGCCTAATGAGCAGGTCACTACACAATCACCTGTGGTTTGTATGAAAGATACTGACTTATCTGAAAATACCCACTAAATAACCACCAGGCAGTCGTAAAACTTAAAGTGCGACACAAACTGGAAATGAATAAAGTTTGCCTTCAAAGAAAAAGTTATGCCTTACCACTGAAATCCACTCAAAAAgtacaacttttattttgaaggcaaaCATGGCAACAAGTGATTTTGTTACCGCTCAGTAGTTGACAGTGTTTTCAGACAAATCGGACACTTTCATTCAACGTAGGTGCAGCTACAGCAATCTGTTAGCATCCAAGGTCTTTGGTACAACCAGTTTCACCCAGTAACAGCAACCTTCAGGAACCAGTCAGGGAACACCCACATTTTCTTAAAGACTGGTGGGTACGGTTACCTGTGTGATTTGTGCTTGCACACATGTGACATCGCTTGGATAGTTGTGAAGTTGAGGTGTTTTTGCACAGACACCAGCAGAGCGgtaaagctgggtgtcatctgcatagagtTATCGTATCGGTGACCTGTGGTCCTAAACAACACattacaaagaaaaaccaagtaTGGATTCATgcactgcaggttttagatatcagcATTGAATACAAGTAACCTGATATCTGTTTGTTAATTACTGTGCACTTTCTTTATTTTCCACTTTATATTTGATATTTCAACAATAAATCAGCTCTCATTGTATATTTCTCTTACTAAAATATGCTACGCTATTTATCTCTAACCTGAACAATCAGTATTGTAATGAGAGAATGCATCCTGCACTTTGTCACGCTGTGaactgtgtttattttatttctgttttttggtaTAAAAGTCTTTTCCTTTCACCATCATTAttcatgtcagtgttttttatttgatgtcttccattttcagaattacacacaaaaataaaactatgccTCCGCCAAGGTCGTACCTTCCCTCCACACCATAAATGAATGAAGCCCCTGATATCTGATATTTTGTGGAGAACATAAAGACAATGTCTCCCAGTTTGATGTGTCTTCATGAAGATTTGCAACTAAATGTCCAACATTGACATATCTCAGATGAAGAATCAGTCCAGGTCCAGGTCTACTCTAAAACTGAATCCCTTTAATGTTGTGGTGAAATGTTTATGCAGATCTATCCCTAACATTTTCAGTAAATCTGGAACGATCAGACAAACTAAAGTTGCCACGTCTCCTTCTTGGCAGAGctaaaaatacccgtgtacgtgtggatgtaAGCTGAACCTTGAGCTGCAGTCTTTTTGTCTGTCCCCTGTCAGACCTATCAGAGGCCATCCTGCAGTCAATGCAGCGGAGCCGCCGCCTCCTCTTCGTTCTCAGCCCAAACTTCCTGGCAGAAAAGAGCTTCAGTCTCCTGGAGTGTCGTCTCGGTCTGTACCTCGAGAATAGTCTCCGAGCCTCTATTATCGCTGTGGTTTACCGCTCAGTCAGCAAACTGGCCTGTGTGGAGGTCCCTCAGCTCCGTCAGGCCACCATCACCACCGTCACGTGGCGAGGAACCCGATCTGAATCGCGGCGCTCTCGCTTCTGGCTCAGGCTGAGGTTGGCACTGCCCGTCCGCCCACTCGCTCTGGGCAGGAGGTTGATCGACAGCACATCATCGCACTCAGACCTGGCTGCCATGGCCCTGCAGAGAGCTCAACGGATCCAGAGCGACAGAGCCAATCAGGGCCGCCGAAACGGGCGTACCAATGTTAGCCGCAGAGACAGGCGGACGCGGCCCAGAGGGTACCTAAAGAGAGGGGTCGTAAATATGGAGGAGGGGCCACAGCACAGCAGGAGCTGCTCAGGGTGCGCTGGGTTTATGGGTAATGTAGAGGGGGCAGGGGTGGAGCttacagtagagacgcaaacaCAGCAGGAGTCATGCGAGAGGACAGAGGTTCGTTCAGACCCGGTCCCAGAAACACACCCCAACCCAGTTCCTAACTCCGCCCATGATGCTCACTGCTCTCCTAACCCCACCCCCATACACCACCTAGATTCTGATTCCGCCCTCACTATCAGTCCGGAGAACAAAATGGGGAAACACAACCAGCAGCAGGCGGTGAGCAGTTCGAGGACGTCTGAGGAAGTTCTTCCATCGTAGAGGGAAAAGGGGTGGAGCTTGTGGTGAAAATGGCACCAACTCCACCCTTTGATAAAGACCTTTATTTCTAACTTAAAGGAGATGCTGCATTCAAATCACGTCAGGAAAATACAGTGTTTGGGAGGTCAGAAGAAACATTAAGGCGGGTTTGTCCTGAGGGAGACGATAGACAGCAAAGTCCAGGGGTAATTCAAATCTTTAGAATTCATCCTCTGGAGAGTAGGAGATCCGTATATTTCAGGATGATCTAAATGGCAGATCTTGAAGGTTTAGGAACTTCTGCAATAGTACAATAACTACGCTTACATGAACAAAAGTACTGGGTCACATCTCCTAATTATTGAATTCAGGGGTTGTCAGTTTGAATTGAAGTAGGTGCTGTAACAGGAAACCATTGTTGCATCAAGTCCGACTTCCCTCCTAAATGTTTCACCACGCTTTCGGGGGTATTATTTCAAAGTGGAAGCTTTTAGGCACTCGGCCATGCAGTGACAGACTGTGTAAAGTAATTGAACGAGGTCTCGAGTGTTCGGGCGCACAGTTCGCAAAAGTCGCCGACGCTCTGTTGAGTCAAAGGCTGCAGCGCTCCAAAGTTCCTCTTGCATGGCCAAGCAGCTCTTACAGCTGTCTTACGTAGGTGGTCCCGTACTTTTCTCCATATTGAGGAAGTTAATACACCTTTTAATAAACCAGAGTATTGTTTCCCTTATTTGGTCTCTAGTAAAACTGCATCAAGGCCACAGAGGCCTTAAGGACAAACTCAGGGACAAAGTTTTCAGTGTCTTTCCTTAATTCACAAGATTTACAGCTCACAGTGAAAATATGAAACCAACACATcaaaacactttgaatctttAAGGCTTTTGTACGAGAATCAACCTCTAATAAAATTAAGCTAATGCTGAAGTGCCAAaatctgcagttcctctaatggcctcttgaggctccagcagtgagtcagtccccacagaTGCTGAAATGTCTGATCTTACAGCAGAAATCAACGTGTTTACAAAAGGTTTCGTTCTCTTTGGCTAACTCTCCTGTTTAAATGATCTTAAGGCTTAAAATTTGCATTATTGGGGGTGTGGCCTCTTTGATTGACAGGTGGAGAAAggggctgctgctgctacaCCCACTGACGATAAATGACAAGAACATGAGAACAATCCAGGTTCATGTATCATGGATGAAAGTAGCTCATCAGCCCGCCACCACACGACTTCCATTAGCAGGTGACGACATTAGCTGCTAACAGAATCACAGTTCACCTATAAAATAACTGGAAATGCCttatttttatatatcttactttagtctctgtgttttctAACAGAAAAGGAGTCCCTCGTTATTTATGTTGATTTAATAATGTTTCCACAGCCCTGTCTGTTTTCACCTGAGACCTTTAATCAGTGTTATCTCCTCTTGTAGCTTTGCTGTTTCTGCATGTCAGCTGCTGTTCTCAGATCAAACCCTGCTTTTCTTTGATGACTAATAAAGAGACGGCACTGCTCATCTTTACGTGGAGAGACTGAACGTGCTTGTACATGATGTGATACCATTCCTATAAAGGGACACTGGTTAATAAAACTCTATGTTGATGATGATAATTGCTTGGCATCTGaaatttcttttaattattcatttttagTGGATTGTGGAAAACGTGCTGAAACAGTTGAGGTGATTGTTTTGTCCACCTCTGATGGAGGAATGTGTTTTACCGTCAAATGTCTTGGCTCTTTTGGGAGCACATGTTTAATGCTAATGATTATGAGCTTCTTCTGTCCTTTACTGACCGAGGCTCTGAAATAGTCACTGAGCAGCTAAAATGTAGTTGCgggacttttattttgacattctCATCAAACGTCTTTTCTTAATCACTCTTCCTGACACAGGTTCAAACATGTTATGGCATGAAATGGAAAACACACTATCATTAATGAACATGTTGGTCCactgctatgaattgtgggatgtCATTACCTGCTTTCCTTTACAAAGGATCCTCCAGTGCATCCTTTGCTGATGTGATAAAGAAAGCACTGCAGACACTTCTGGGTCCTTTACACAACTTCCTAAACAAATTTGATCCCTTGACGGTAACAAGTGACTTGAGGTGGGAAAATCAGCAGAAACGTAAATGAGAGGCTAAATCAGCACAAACCAGCAGGTGTCGCTGTTTGACCACCCAGCCTGAGTGCAGGAGTTCCTGTGTGTCCAGAGTTAGTACGCACAGTCTGCGTATCGCCTCTGTTTTCATGAGGTTTATATATTTATCAGGGCAGCACGCATGGATTAATAAAAAACCTGAATTCTTACTGTCAACTGTCACAACCCCCAGAAAGGCTTTCTACACATCACGTCCCGCCTAACCAAAAAGAGTGAAGTGGTTCCAAGAAATCTGTCAGTTATTAACATCTAAGAAGAAGCAAAAGAAATTAACCATAGCCAACAGAAGGCGCGCCAAAGTTACCAAAGAGAAGGGAAGCCGCTCAGCTGGAAGAGCTGAGCCTTCCCTCTGACATAAACCAACATCAGAGCCGAACCCAACAGGAACAGAGCCACCGTCCACGAGAAACTAAGGAAGTAACAGGAAAGTGAAGCATACAAACACAGGAAggcttattattaatctctggctctcttccacagagtgtctttgtcctgtcttcatgCTCTCCCATTCCCTGTCGGTCACTGGGAGTGTAGACAGGCCACATgcttctgtcggaggtttcttcctgttaaaagggagtttttccttcccactgttgccaaagtgcttgctcatagggggtcatatgattgttgggtttttctctgtattactgtaagTTCATTACAATGTAAAGTGACTTGAGTTGTTGTGTTTTgatgctatgtaaataaaattgaatcaatTGGGCGAGATTAGGTGGCTGGTTTCAGGGAGTTTCAGTTATTGGTCTGCTGGCCTGCTCTTGTTTTGTGCATCTTTTAATAAACTGCTCCTGAGAATTACTGGTTGGACTCTGGTTTAACTTTTGATCTTGTGATTCCTTACTCTTAGAAATTATCACCAAAGTACAAATGTAAGCACAAACTTTACTGACACAACCGTCTCATTCACCGGAGAAAAGCCCGATGTCCAGGGACCAGGATGTGAGTGTATCCACCCTGCTGTCCAGCTCCTCTCCTGGTGATTAGGTGAGCTCGACCTTCATCCAGCAGGTATCTACCAAACTGCACAAACACGCTGTTTCCTCACTGCACAGGGGATGCTTTGGCAGTTCACACGCCACCTTCAGCTGAGACACAAACCGCTGAACCCCGTCAGAGACGTACGAGCCAGAGATCAGTGACATTAGCTGTTTTTGAACTGCTGCAGTTGTTTTCTAATTAATTAATGTTTAAGTGGCGTCTTTGGCCGAAGCCCTGAAACACAAAAACCCTGAGCGTTAAATTTAAAGCTCTGCTCAGAGTATCATCCATCATCTCCTGCTGTGTGCACGCAGAGATCAATAGCAGCTCATTGATGGTGTTCGACAGCTCGTCTGCAGAGAGCAGCAAGCGCACCTCCGTGTATTTTAACAATGATTTGTGACACAGTCTCATTGAAGTTACAGAAATGTGTTCCAGGAAACAGCGGCGTGAGAATCCGTGCTCCGCCCAAAAGAGCCAAAAACACAGTCACAAGCAAACAGTTGGAACAGTGCTGCTTCACTGTCTGTCAGAACAATGCAGGTATGTTGCAGGGGGGCGACTCCTCCGTCTCCTCGCTGTGGAAGCGACGCTGTGTGGATTGTGAAGTATAATCATTTCGGAACATGCTACAGTATTTAAGTATTTGCAGTTACTAAACCTTCACATTCATAGACAACAGCAGAAAGGCCGATGACTATAAAAAACAGGGTCTATTCCGGGTCATTTCCACTAACAAACAGGGTGTTTCCACATGAAGAAACTTCCCTATCTCCGTCTCTTTTCTTTGCTTATCTCAGCAGCTGTTAAACCAATCCACTTCAGACTCGCTGGCTGTGTTTGGGGGGCTCTGATGAAGAGTAGTGCTGAGGTACTCTGGATAAGTGGCTGTCATACTTTGGCTGCTTCCTGCTCCGGTCCATGAGTAGGGGAAGGAACAGCCGTGTTTCTTTGACATTAATGCATTCACAGGCCTCTTAACTctaattttaatcattttaacaaAGTGTCAAAGCCTAACTTACCTAAACTTTAATTTTACTCCCAAACCCCTAAAAGAGTCTGATGAGCTAAAAGCCCAGTGCAGCGTTCCTGCTGCCGCGGTCTCAGACTAAAGCCTGAAATAACGGCGTGATTTTCTCGCCTGCTGCCGTGTTTTGGCTGTGACTGGTTGTATTAGCAGAGGGATTAGCTGGAGATATGCTCTATGAGCGTCACTGAGCATCACTGTCACCGTGACCTTTACCCGCTCCTCTCATCTGTCTCTACCTGTCGCTCTTTACTCTGCTCGCACTAATAAAGCAGAAATggcttttaaagaaaaacaggctCATCAGCGTTTATTAATGCGAGCCGCAGCTCAGCCAGACCCTCTCGAACCATCCGTCATCCGTCAGCGCTGCCGAGGATCCCTGCCAGCAGGACGCCGCCGCAGCAGCAGGACATCGATTAAAAGTTGAGTTAGAGGAGTTTCCTCTGGCAGCGTCACAGATCCTCTGCATGCATGTTGGATTTATAAAAGATGAGCACAACATCTGAACGCTGCAGTCttcaaactttatttacagCTGCGCGTTAGCCTGAATAAACATGCATCAGAGCTCCCGGCAGACCTGACAGAGGAAAGTTTCACCATCACGTCACTCACCACTTTGAACCCTTTTGACTGCTGCCATGTTGGTTTCTGGGAGCCATACATCACCGTATTTAGAGTGCAACGCTATCAGATAATGCTAGCTAGCTTCTATGGCTGCAACAAACTGGAGCTCTGGCTTCTTGGACGGTTTATTAGAAGAACTGACCAAACAACCGTCACATTATTGGTCAGATACAGAAGAAACACAATCAGTTCTTTTATAGCTGACATGCTAAGGACAGGTGGAGGAAAGTGTAAAGGAAACAGAGCTGCACACACCCCATCAACCCCCCAACCACAGTGTTACCAGCTTAGATATTTATGTGTAATCCAGTCTGATGTTCCCAGTGTGGACTGGTTCAACTGGTTATtaattacagtgtgtgtgtgtgtgtgttccctaCTGTACCAAAGGTCGTCTCTGCAAATTTACTTTCAATGCACGCGTGCAACACGCGACCGCCGTTATTTGATCCACCATTGACTGAAAATTCCTTCGCCCGCCTCCTCGACCTCCTCCTCCGGATTTCTTTTCACTTTGACTTTGATCAGTTTACTCTGATTTTCTCTGAGACTCTACGGAAACACGAAGACACGAATATACAGTCAGATGATCAAATAAGTACTTCAGGACCTAACGTGCCAGTTTTGATATATCCGGATGTGGCGTTAGATGCTTGTATTGACTTCTGTCTCCTTACTTTTGCACAGTTGCTTCACTTCCACAATCTTTTTAGTCCATACCGAATCCTCGTTCATCTTTCCTGAGCTTTGATCAGACCATCCATAACTCTCTGTGTCCACTTTGATGATGTCACATCGTCTTCCAGTCCTCTGTGACAGGAAGCAGAATTCAGAGCTGACTCCTCAAACCACAGCGGTGTGCTTGGATCGTTTCCTCTGTAACGTACTCTGCGGTGGTGGAAGAACTCGGACTGTTTGACATCATGTAATGACAAGAATAAAATTTAAGCGTTGTTAGATCATTAACCTGTTACAGGTTACAGGTGAAGCTGATGGACATTTACAGGTTTTTTTCAGCATCTTTATGTATACAGCACACTCACACCAGCTCCATAAAATAAGCTAATGTCCTCTGACATCAATGACTTGTACGTGACATGTTTGTCCCCGTCCACCAGACACTTGCCCTCCAGCCCTTCCTCCTGGATCCAGGGTGGGGCCCCAGTCACCCTGGCCTGGGCAGGGTGAACTGGTCCTTTGATTTTGTAATCATCAGAGAGGTTTTCTGATCTCACTGATTTTCCCTGGAAACTAACCTCCTGGTTAGTTTCTCAGGCACCCAAACCACTCCACTGCTATAAGCTCTCTGCCCTCAGCCTGCAGTCACAAGCTGTGAgcagtgactgaaagaatgaaaATGGATGAAATCAGTGGAAACGAGTTTCTTCACAAGGGCTCTCAGAGAGGGAGAGGGCCTTGATCATTTAGCAGGGACTCGGGGTTAGCGTCTGACAAGATGTTTTGGGCGTGTCCAGCTGGGAGGACAAGCGCCCGGTGGACCAGAGACCAGGAGTAGAGATTATGTTTCTGGGATTGTTTGGGAATTCTTGGAAGAGCTGGAGGAAGTGACCAGGAAGGGGACATCTGGGC
The window above is part of the Pelmatolapia mariae isolate MD_Pm_ZW linkage group LG14, Pm_UMD_F_2, whole genome shotgun sequence genome. Proteins encoded here:
- the il1rap gene encoding interleukin-1 receptor accessory protein isoform X1 is translated as MATFISALVFLFAVMGGTSPAASQSSAPTEPMCYDWGESSEGAVSVVEGEVGWLSCPLFSHPSVYNYTSTQSAGHNLFWYRLPEGHDLEQPITYSSRLSKDRERLFLQPATANDTGQYICMLRNKSSCSKIAIRLKVLRPDDVVKCALPVAVAPIEDLIPLQEGKTLDCPDLQDATKMSESAPKVQWYFVAHPVCDWYPFWDNDREQKGNSLQVHLMMEQYQGLYYCRVQYQRRNQTLNFTRSINVTAILPLSLPKEPSIMNPTNDQIFTVKTGTEVRLVCRGQLPFVLDKPWREIWWTVDGKTLDKLPDRFKQINRVVRDHFRDLTIESILVIQDFQSKDLKREFYCSVKNERGFDTRRAQLEEEVSLPTVELGCGLGVTLLLMLILFVVYHVFWLELLLLYRSWFGTDERHTDDKEFDVYISYARNSEEEQFVLLTLRRVLENELGYSVCIFDRDSLPGGTITDETLSFVARSRRLLVVVSPGYASQGSQALLELKAGIDTMALAGHLRVILVQYKPVRRKGWVRELRRARVALALVRWQGDKSRELSSRFWKRLRVELPVRRVSSRGEDEEESNLSEAILQSMQRSRRLLFVLSPNFLAEKSFSLLECRLGLYLENSLRASIIAVVYRSVSKLACVEVPQLRQATITTVTWRGTRSESRRSRFWLRLRLALPVRPLALGRRLIDSTSSHSDLAAMALQRAQRIQSDRANQGRRNGRTNVSRRDRRTRPRGYLKRGVVNMEEGPQHSRSCSGCAGFMGNVEGAGVELTVETQTQQESCERTEVRSDPVPETHPNPVPNSAHDAHCSPNPTPIHHLDSDSALTISPENKMGKHNQQQAVSSSRTSEEVLPS
- the il1rap gene encoding interleukin-1 receptor accessory protein isoform X2 yields the protein MATFISALVFLFAVMGGTSPAASQSSAPTEPMCYDWGESSEGAVSVVEGEVGWLSCPLFSHPSVYNYTSTQSAGHNLFWYRLPEGHDLEQPITYSSRLSKDRERLFLQPATANDTGQYICMLRNKSSCSKIAIRLKVLRPDDVVKCALPVAVAPIEDLIPLQEGKTLDCPDLQDATKMSESAPKVQWYFVAHPVCDWYPFWDNDREQKGNSLQVHLMMEQYQGLYYCRVQYQRRNQTLNFTRSINVTAILPLSLPKEPSIMNPTNDQIFTVKTGTEVRLVCRGQLPFVLDKPWREIWWTVDGKTLDKLPDRFKQINRVVRDHFRDLTIESILVIQDFQSKDLKREFYCSVKNERGFDTRRAQLEEEVSLPTVELGCGLGVTLLLMLILFVVYHVFWLELLLLYRSWFGTDERHTDDKEFDVYISYARNSEEEQFVLLTLRRVLENELGYSVCIFDRDSLPGGNLSEAILQSMQRSRRLLFVLSPNFLAEKSFSLLECRLGLYLENSLRASIIAVVYRSVSKLACVEVPQLRQATITTVTWRGTRSESRRSRFWLRLRLALPVRPLALGRRLIDSTSSHSDLAAMALQRAQRIQSDRANQGRRNGRTNVSRRDRRTRPRGYLKRGVVNMEEGPQHSRSCSGCAGFMGNVEGAGVELTVETQTQQESCERTEVRSDPVPETHPNPVPNSAHDAHCSPNPTPIHHLDSDSALTISPENKMGKHNQQQAVSSSRTSEEVLPS